A genomic window from Labeo rohita strain BAU-BD-2019 chromosome 6, IGBB_LRoh.1.0, whole genome shotgun sequence includes:
- the gbx2 gene encoding homeobox protein GBX-2 has product MSAAFSTPFMMMQRPVGSTTAFSIDSLIGGPPQPSPGHFVYTGYPMFMPYRSVVLPPPPPPPPPTLPQSALPATHPHHPIPGLPSGFCSSLAQGMALTSTLMATLPGGFSTSPSQQHQDAARKLGSQSIHAMFDKSQDIRLDGEDGKTFPTKDSATLPSFHDTQSMHTSTVRGHNKDDTKEDECHRKDESFSMDSDLDYSSDDNGPSNAMCQKEDGDGNGGLDDGVHGGNGAGNTTSTGKNRRRRTAFTSEQLLELEKEFHCKKYLSLTERSQIAHALKLSEVQVKIWFQNRRAKWKRVKAGNVNSKTGEPSRNPKIVVPIPVHVSRFAIRSQHQQLEQARP; this is encoded by the exons ATGAGTGCAGCTTTCAGTACACCGTTCATGATGATGCAGCGTCCGGTGGGAAGCACCACCGCATTCAGCATTGACTCGCTCATCGGAGGTCCACCGCAGCCCAGTCCGGGACATTTCGTGTACACGGGCTATCCCATGTTTATGCCCTATCGGTCAGTGGTGCTACCTCCGCCTCCTCCGCCACCTCCTCCCACACTTCCTCAGAGCGCTCTCCCCGCGACCCATCCGCACCACCCGATCCCGGGGTTACCTAGTGGGTTCTGCTCCAGCCTGGCGCAGGGCATGGCGCTCACATCCACGCTAATGGCCACGTTACCCGGCGGCTTCTCCACCTCGCCGTCTCAGCAGCACCAGGACGCGGCGAGGAAGCTCGGCTCTCAGTCAATTCACGCCATGTTCGATAAATCTCAGGATATTCGTTTGGATGGAGAGGATGGGAAAACATTCCCAACTAAAGATTCAGCGACTCTTCCGTCATTTCACGACACGCAGTCGATGCACACCTCTACAG TGCGAGGTCACAACAAAGACGACACGAAGGAGGATGAGTGTCACAGGAAAGACGAGAGCTTCTCCATGGACAGTGATTTAGATTACAGTTCCGATGATAACGGGCCCAGTAACGCCATGTGTCAGAAGGAAGATGGAGACGGCAACGGTGGACTGGACGATGGCGTCCACGGCGGGAATGGGGCCGGGAACACCACGTCCACCGGGAAAAATCGGAGAAGGAGGACCGCTTTTACGAGCGAGCAGCTTTTAGAACTGGAGAAGGAGTTTCACTGTAAGAAATATCTGTCCCTCACAGAACGCTCACAGATCGCACATGCCTTAAAGCTCAGCGAGGTGCAGGTCAAGATCTGGTTTCAGAACCGGAGAGCCAAGTGGAAACGGGTCAAAGCGGGCAACGTGAACTCCAAAACCGGAGAGCCCTCCAGAAACCCGAAAATCGTGGTGCCCATTCCGGTGCATGTTAGTCGGTTTGCGATACGCAGCCAACACCAACAGTTAGAACAGGCCAGACCTTGA